A genomic segment from Streptomyces sp. NBC_01233 encodes:
- a CDS encoding type 1 glutamine amidotransferase domain-containing protein — protein sequence MSRKILVIVSEHGYWAEELIGPVSKFDERGYEVIFATPTGKRAHALPPSLDANYIDPPLGRSVTSGENARLGREFEQSSRLDSPLDIEAWVPERPYTSDEGYLRKLEQYHRDLDKLDADIADYDAILIVGGSGPIADLANNERVHALILAFKKAGKVVAAECYGVACLAFARDWSDRKSIIWGKHVTGHCKEYDYKDGTGFLGTDFNMGPPPYPLEYILRDATGPGGAYHGNFGKPVSVIVDFPFVTGRSTPDSYLTGQKIVEVLEDGLTRYGW from the coding sequence GTGAGCAGAAAGATTCTGGTCATTGTCTCCGAACACGGTTACTGGGCCGAGGAACTGATCGGACCGGTATCGAAGTTCGACGAGCGGGGCTACGAGGTCATATTCGCCACGCCGACCGGAAAGCGTGCACACGCTCTTCCGCCGAGCCTCGACGCGAACTACATCGATCCTCCACTGGGACGCTCGGTCACCAGCGGGGAGAACGCCCGGCTGGGGCGGGAGTTCGAGCAGTCGAGCCGGCTGGACTCGCCGCTCGACATCGAGGCGTGGGTCCCCGAGCGTCCGTACACGAGCGACGAGGGCTACCTGCGCAAGCTGGAGCAGTACCACCGGGATCTGGACAAGCTCGACGCCGACATCGCGGACTACGACGCGATCCTCATCGTCGGAGGCAGCGGCCCGATCGCGGACCTCGCCAACAACGAGCGCGTGCACGCCCTGATCCTGGCCTTCAAGAAGGCCGGCAAGGTCGTGGCCGCGGAGTGCTACGGGGTCGCCTGCCTGGCCTTCGCCCGGGACTGGAGCGACCGCAAGAGCATCATCTGGGGCAAGCACGTGACCGGCCACTGCAAGGAGTACGACTACAAGGACGGCACCGGATTCCTCGGTACCGATTTCAACATGGGGCCGCCGCCGTATCCGCTGGAGTACATCCTGCGCGATGCGACGGGCCCGGGCGGCGCGTATCACGGGAACTTCGGCAAGCCGGTCTCGGTGATCGTCGACTTCCCCTTCGTCACCGGACGTTCCACCCCCGACTCGTATCTCACGGGGCAGAAGATCGTGGAAGTCCTGGAGGACGGTCTCACCCGATACGGCTGGTAA
- a CDS encoding alpha/beta hydrolase, with the protein MKSIDGDIGRAERLQAQAEATDGSRKTASIVWLGYDAPQGIATDATETKWADNAREPLGNFIQGIEEANHVGSGVNQTLLGHSYGSLVVGETMSMHIDLPVDNAIMVGSPGVGVDHAKDLNISPDRVFAATSDHDLINLAPPTSRDPLASGVTPAGPAAAFEAPSADDPATRRALGHSSRIYDALQVGSAPTQPGGGLSTVRDASGTSVHHTWSTEPLPQDERAAAVERAQTFFQSAGWTVRRAPTVEGTPAVVAGHPRDRTVAQVAASTTGAVRVAVTTPATGPASADV; encoded by the coding sequence TTGAAGTCCATCGACGGGGACATCGGCAGGGCCGAGCGTCTCCAGGCACAAGCGGAAGCCACCGACGGCTCCCGGAAGACGGCTTCGATCGTCTGGCTCGGTTACGACGCCCCTCAGGGCATCGCGACCGATGCGACGGAGACGAAGTGGGCGGACAACGCCAGGGAGCCGCTCGGCAACTTCATCCAGGGGATCGAGGAAGCCAATCACGTGGGCAGCGGCGTGAACCAGACGCTCCTGGGGCACAGCTACGGGTCCCTGGTGGTGGGCGAGACGATGAGCATGCACATAGACCTGCCGGTCGACAACGCGATCATGGTGGGCAGTCCCGGCGTGGGAGTGGACCACGCGAAGGACCTGAACATCTCGCCGGACCGGGTCTTCGCGGCCACGTCCGACCACGACCTCATCAACTTGGCCCCGCCGACGTCCCGGGACCCGCTGGCCTCGGGAGTGACCCCGGCCGGTCCCGCCGCCGCGTTCGAGGCCCCCTCGGCCGACGACCCCGCCACGCGCCGGGCCCTCGGCCACTCCAGCCGGATCTACGACGCGCTGCAGGTCGGATCGGCGCCCACGCAGCCCGGGGGAGGCCTCAGCACGGTCCGGGACGCGTCCGGAACCTCGGTCCACCACACCTGGTCGACCGAGCCGCTGCCGCAGGACGAGAGAGCGGCCGCCGTGGAGCGCGCGCAGACCTTCTTCCAGAGTGCGGGATGGACCGTGCGCCGTGCGCCGACGGTCGAGGGCACCCCGGCCGTCGTCGCCGGCCACCCAAGAGACCGCACGGTCGCGCAGGTCGCGGCCTCGACCACCGGCGCGGTGCGCGTCGCGGTGACGACGCCCGCCACCGGTCCGGCGTCCGCCGACGTGTGA
- a CDS encoding FAD-dependent oxidoreductase, which produces MSAAPESSAAPAVSAAAAAERAENKKPVILAVDDDPQVLRAVRRDLRSAYGDRYRVLGASSAADALKILDSLDERGHDPALFLVDQRMPDVTGVEFLLEAVSRFPDARRVLLTAYAETDAAITAINRVRLDYYLLKPWDPPHERLFPVLDDLLSDWLATYRPAYDGIIVAGHLVSPGTHAVRDFFTRNGQPFRFLNVERDPEALTLIAAQPDGALPLVRFPDGTVLSAPTDTQLAQRLGLATTASRPHYECVIVGAGPAGLAAGVYSASEGLSTLMLDSRAPGGQAGTSSLIENYLGFPSGLSGGDLTRRATIQASRFGAEILHPVEVVSLTRDDPAKILTLADGTEISAETVLLATGVSYNRLEAPGADRFEGAGLYYGAATTESSACISQHVFIVGGANSAGQAAVHFAKYAARVTILVRAASLDASMSRYLIDEIDRTPNIEVRVRTTVVRLDGDEHLERLTLHDADTGGNTEVPARFMFTFIGARPHTDWLSGVVERDEYGFVLTGSDLIANGGELPAEWSLERAPYPLETSVPGVFAAGDVRAHSVKRVASGVGEGAMAVSLIHRYRSMG; this is translated from the coding sequence ATGAGCGCGGCCCCGGAGAGCTCGGCCGCCCCGGCCGTGTCCGCGGCGGCGGCCGCCGAGCGCGCCGAGAACAAGAAGCCGGTCATCCTGGCCGTGGACGACGACCCGCAGGTGCTGCGCGCCGTCCGCCGCGACCTGCGCAGCGCCTACGGCGACCGCTACCGGGTGCTCGGCGCCTCCTCGGCGGCCGACGCCCTGAAGATCCTGGACTCCCTCGACGAACGCGGCCACGACCCGGCGCTGTTCCTCGTGGACCAGCGGATGCCCGACGTCACCGGCGTCGAGTTCCTGCTGGAGGCGGTCAGCCGCTTCCCGGACGCCCGCCGGGTGCTGCTGACGGCCTACGCGGAGACCGACGCGGCGATCACCGCCATCAACCGGGTCCGGCTGGACTACTACCTGCTCAAACCATGGGACCCGCCGCACGAGCGGCTCTTCCCGGTCCTGGACGACCTGCTGTCGGACTGGCTGGCCACCTACCGCCCGGCGTACGACGGGATCATCGTCGCCGGCCACCTGGTCTCCCCCGGCACCCACGCCGTCCGGGACTTCTTCACCCGCAACGGCCAGCCGTTCCGCTTCCTCAACGTCGAACGGGACCCCGAGGCCCTGACCCTGATCGCGGCCCAGCCCGACGGGGCGCTCCCCCTCGTCCGCTTCCCGGACGGCACGGTGCTCTCCGCCCCCACCGACACCCAGCTCGCCCAGCGCCTGGGCCTGGCCACCACCGCCTCGCGCCCGCACTACGAGTGCGTCATCGTCGGCGCGGGCCCGGCGGGCCTGGCGGCCGGGGTCTACTCGGCCTCCGAGGGCCTCTCCACGCTGATGCTGGACTCCCGCGCCCCGGGCGGCCAGGCCGGCACCTCCAGCCTGATCGAGAACTACCTCGGCTTCCCCTCGGGCCTCTCGGGCGGCGACCTGACCCGCCGGGCCACGATCCAGGCCTCCCGGTTCGGCGCCGAGATCCTGCACCCGGTGGAGGTGGTCTCGCTGACCCGGGACGATCCGGCGAAGATCCTCACGCTGGCGGACGGCACGGAGATCAGCGCGGAGACGGTCCTGCTGGCCACCGGCGTCTCGTACAACCGTCTGGAGGCCCCCGGCGCGGACCGCTTCGAGGGCGCGGGGCTCTACTACGGCGCGGCCACCACCGAAAGCTCCGCCTGCATCTCGCAGCACGTGTTCATCGTGGGCGGCGCCAACTCGGCCGGCCAGGCGGCGGTGCACTTCGCGAAGTACGCCGCCCGGGTGACGATCCTGGTCCGCGCGGCCTCCCTCGACGCGAGCATGTCCCGCTACCTGATCGACGAGATCGACCGCACCCCGAACATCGAGGTGAGGGTCCGCACGACGGTGGTCCGCCTCGACGGCGACGAACACCTGGAGCGGCTGACCCTCCACGACGCGGACACGGGCGGGAACACGGAGGTCCCGGCCCGGTTCATGTTCACCTTCATCGGCGCCCGCCCGCACACCGACTGGCTCTCCGGCGTCGTCGAGCGGGACGAGTACGGCTTCGTCCTCACCGGCTCGGACCTGATCGCGAACGGCGGCGAACTCCCGGCCGAGTGGAGCCTTGAGCGCGCCCCCTACCCGCTGGAGACGAGCGTCCCCGGCGTCTTCGCGGCCGGCGACGTCCGCGCCCACTCGGTCAAACGGGTCGCCTCGGGCGTGGGCGAGGGCGCGATGGCCGTCTCGCTGATCCACCGCTACCGCTCGATGGGCTGA
- a CDS encoding group II truncated hemoglobin, which produces MSTTPTIYEWMGGAEAMDRLTDAFYAHALQDEILAPVFAGMDSEHPQHVAVWLSEVFGGPSEYTDHHGGHQHMATKHLGRAITEKQRRRWVDLLMDTADEVGLPTDPEFRGVFAYYIEWGTRMALIYSGPNPPPVDAAKIPAWSWGQTPPWIPKTD; this is translated from the coding sequence ATGAGCACCACACCCACCATCTACGAGTGGATGGGCGGCGCGGAGGCGATGGACCGCCTCACCGACGCCTTCTACGCCCACGCCCTGCAGGACGAGATCCTGGCCCCGGTCTTCGCCGGCATGGACTCGGAGCACCCGCAGCACGTCGCGGTCTGGCTGTCGGAGGTCTTCGGCGGCCCCTCGGAGTACACCGACCACCACGGCGGCCACCAGCACATGGCCACCAAGCACCTGGGCCGCGCGATCACCGAGAAGCAGCGCCGCCGCTGGGTGGACCTGCTCATGGACACGGCCGACGAGGTCGGCCTCCCCACGGACCCCGAGTTCCGCGGGGTCTTCGCCTACTACATCGAGTGGGGCACGCGCATGGCCCTGATCTACTCGGGCCCCAACCCACCCCCGGTGGACGCGGCCAAGATCCCGGCCTGGTCCTGGGGCCAGACCCCGCCGTGGATCCCGAAAACGGACTGA
- the rpe gene encoding ribulose-phosphate 3-epimerase encodes MAAQIYPSILSADFARLAEEARAVEGADWLHVDVMDNHFVPNLTLGMPIVESLSRATDIPLDLHLMIENPDRWAPQYVEAGAGSVTFHAEAAAAPVRLAREIRAKGARASMALKPATPIEQYEDILPELDMLLIMTVEPGFGGQPFLDIMLPKIRRTRELISKHGLELWLQVDGGVSASTIERCAEAGADVFVAGSAVYGAVDPATAVSTLRDQAGAAIAAAPWACDH; translated from the coding sequence ATGGCCGCGCAGATTTATCCCAGCATCCTGTCCGCCGACTTCGCCCGACTCGCCGAGGAGGCGAGGGCCGTCGAGGGGGCCGACTGGCTGCATGTCGACGTCATGGACAACCATTTCGTCCCGAACCTCACCCTCGGCATGCCCATCGTGGAGTCCCTGAGCCGGGCGACGGACATCCCGCTGGACCTCCACCTGATGATCGAGAACCCGGACCGCTGGGCCCCGCAGTACGTGGAGGCCGGTGCGGGTTCGGTCACCTTCCACGCCGAGGCCGCGGCGGCGCCCGTGCGCCTCGCGCGGGAGATCCGGGCGAAGGGGGCGCGGGCGTCGATGGCGCTCAAGCCCGCGACGCCCATCGAACAGTACGAAGACATCCTCCCCGAGCTCGACATGCTGCTGATCATGACGGTCGAGCCCGGCTTCGGCGGCCAGCCCTTTCTCGACATCATGCTCCCCAAGATCCGCCGGACCCGGGAGCTGATCTCCAAGCACGGCCTGGAGCTGTGGCTGCAGGTCGACGGCGGGGTCTCGGCCTCGACCATCGAACGCTGTGCCGAGGCCGGCGCCGACGTATTCGTCGCGGGCAGCGCGGTCTACGGCGCGGTCGATCCGGCCACCGCCGTGAGCACGCTGCGTGACCAGGCGGGTGCGGCGATCGCCGCCGCGCCGTGGGCTTGCGACCACTGA
- a CDS encoding nuclear transport factor 2 family protein, giving the protein MPAERQLTEDAIRSFAEKWYVALDQHVGAADVLALITEDLEFKVPEDTFLGHEGFGRWYEAVTHRFFDEVHTVTKVEPVIEGDRAVVRVLVNWQAKIWNPPAARSEWLGFDADQTWTVVAGPNGPLIKQYTVNDLAPMPGSGSL; this is encoded by the coding sequence ATGCCCGCCGAGCGGCAGCTGACCGAGGACGCGATCCGCAGTTTCGCGGAGAAGTGGTACGTGGCGCTGGACCAGCACGTGGGGGCGGCCGACGTGCTCGCCCTGATCACCGAGGACCTGGAGTTCAAGGTCCCCGAGGACACCTTCCTCGGACACGAGGGCTTCGGACGCTGGTACGAGGCCGTCACCCACCGCTTCTTCGACGAGGTGCACACGGTCACGAAGGTGGAGCCCGTCATCGAGGGCGACCGGGCGGTCGTCCGGGTCCTCGTCAACTGGCAGGCCAAGATCTGGAACCCGCCGGCCGCCCGCAGCGAGTGGCTCGGCTTCGACGCCGATCAGACGTGGACCGTGGTCGCCGGTCCGAACGGACCGCTGATCAAGCAGTACACCGTCAACGACCTGGCGCCGATGCCCGGTTCCGGCTCCCTCTGA
- a CDS encoding putative quinol monooxygenase, which produces MTTTVEYIRYRIALDDQPAFEHAYARAAEALAASPECIDYELARCEEEKERYILRIRWTSIEAHLGGFRKGEHFPAFFSAIRPYVTAIEEMQHYLVTGVVGTGKAT; this is translated from the coding sequence ATGACCACCACCGTCGAATACATCCGCTACCGGATCGCATTGGACGACCAGCCGGCCTTCGAGCACGCGTACGCCCGGGCCGCCGAGGCCCTGGCCGCGTCACCCGAGTGCATCGACTACGAACTGGCCCGGTGCGAGGAGGAGAAGGAGCGCTACATCCTGCGCATCCGCTGGACCTCGATCGAGGCCCACCTGGGCGGATTCCGCAAGGGTGAGCACTTCCCGGCGTTCTTCAGCGCGATCCGACCGTACGTGACGGCCATCGAGGAGATGCAGCACTACCTCGTGACGGGCGTCGTGGGCACGGGAAAGGCCACCTGA
- a CDS encoding CarD family transcriptional regulator, whose amino-acid sequence MTKSAVPRRHLPSSPFKAPVEQPIRQFSVGDRVTHDEHGLGRVVGIEEGIAVLVDFGSVQKRILSPYTKMAAL is encoded by the coding sequence ATGACAAAGTCAGCAGTACCTCGCCGCCATTTGCCGTCCAGCCCGTTCAAGGCCCCCGTGGAACAGCCCATCCGGCAGTTCAGCGTCGGCGACCGGGTCACTCACGATGAGCACGGCCTCGGCCGTGTCGTCGGAATCGAGGAGGGGATCGCTGTTCTCGTCGACTTCGGTTCGGTCCAGAAGCGAATCCTGAGTCCCTACACCAAGATGGCCGCGCTCTGA
- a CDS encoding thiamine pyrophosphate-binding protein produces the protein MEATPGRERLIEQFKADGLKVMFGNPGTVEQGFLDAVDAAEDFTYILALQETVAAGIADGYARATGGAALLQLHSGVGLGNGIGMLYQSLRGHTPLVVVAGDAGVRYDAMDAQMASDLVAMAKPVTKYATRVTDRHSVLRTIRRAVKIALTPPRGPVFVALPMDVLDELNSEPVLPATVPLTDVAPSPASVGRAAELLASAQRPVVLVGDGVSLSGAQNELAAVAELLGADVYEVDSSEVNIAASHPLRRGQTGHMFGPHSKELVGDADGVLIVGTYVFPEVFPELESPFRAGAKVVHIDLNAYEIAKNHPVDLGLAADPRQALRALAGVLDRLLSPQQRAAASARLDARTRERAREAQAATDDGSPMAVFLKTLAERTGGDLIVFDEALTTSPLVTRYLPAERPGDYHLTRGGSLGVGFPGAVGAKLARPDRLVVGFAGDGGSMYTYQALWTAARHGIDAKFVVCNNRKYRLLDDNIAEYWRERDIPAHGFPGSFDLSHPEIDFAGLARSLGAGGMRVEKPDEAVSAVGRMLSHPGPFLVDIQI, from the coding sequence ATGGAAGCCACTCCCGGACGGGAAAGGCTGATCGAGCAGTTCAAGGCCGACGGCCTGAAGGTGATGTTCGGAAATCCGGGGACGGTGGAACAGGGATTCCTCGACGCGGTGGACGCGGCGGAGGACTTCACCTACATCCTCGCCCTCCAGGAGACCGTCGCCGCCGGCATCGCCGACGGGTACGCCCGGGCGACCGGCGGCGCGGCCCTGCTCCAGCTGCACTCCGGGGTGGGGCTCGGCAACGGCATCGGCATGCTCTACCAGTCGCTGCGCGGCCACACCCCGCTCGTCGTGGTCGCCGGTGACGCCGGGGTGCGCTACGACGCCATGGACGCCCAGATGGCGTCCGACCTGGTGGCGATGGCCAAGCCGGTGACGAAGTACGCGACCCGGGTCACCGACCGGCACTCCGTGCTCCGCACCATCCGGCGGGCCGTGAAGATCGCGCTCACCCCGCCCCGGGGGCCCGTCTTCGTGGCGCTGCCGATGGACGTGCTGGACGAGCTCAACTCCGAGCCCGTCCTGCCGGCCACGGTGCCGCTCACGGACGTGGCGCCCTCGCCGGCCTCGGTGGGGCGGGCGGCCGAGCTGCTCGCCTCCGCGCAGCGGCCGGTGGTCCTCGTCGGGGACGGGGTCTCGCTCTCCGGGGCGCAGAACGAACTCGCCGCCGTCGCCGAGCTGCTGGGCGCCGACGTGTACGAGGTCGACTCGTCCGAGGTGAACATCGCGGCCTCGCACCCGCTGCGGCGCGGCCAGACGGGCCACATGTTCGGCCCGCACAGCAAGGAGCTGGTCGGGGACGCCGACGGGGTGCTGATCGTCGGCACCTATGTCTTCCCGGAGGTGTTCCCCGAGCTGGAGAGCCCCTTCCGGGCGGGCGCGAAGGTCGTCCACATCGACCTCAACGCCTACGAGATCGCCAAGAACCACCCCGTGGACCTGGGCCTGGCCGCCGACCCCCGGCAGGCGCTGCGCGCGCTGGCCGGCGTACTGGACCGGCTGCTGAGCCCGCAGCAGCGGGCCGCGGCGTCCGCCCGGCTCGACGCACGGACCCGGGAGCGGGCCCGCGAGGCGCAGGCGGCCACGGACGACGGCTCGCCGATGGCCGTCTTCCTGAAGACGCTGGCCGAGCGCACCGGCGGGGACCTGATCGTCTTCGACGAGGCGCTGACCACCTCGCCGCTGGTCACGCGGTACCTGCCGGCGGAGCGGCCCGGAGACTACCACCTCACCCGGGGCGGTTCGCTCGGCGTGGGCTTCCCGGGCGCGGTCGGCGCCAAGCTGGCCCGGCCGGACCGCCTCGTCGTCGGCTTCGCGGGCGACGGCGGGTCGATGTACACGTACCAGGCGCTGTGGACCGCCGCCCGGCACGGCATCGACGCCAAGTTCGTGGTGTGCAACAACCGCAAGTACCGGCTGCTGGACGACAACATCGCCGAGTACTGGCGGGAGCGGGACATCCCGGCGCACGGCTTCCCGGGCTCCTTCGACCTCTCGCACCCCGAGATCGACTTCGCCGGGCTGGCCCGGTCGCTCGGCGCCGGCGGGATGCGTGTGGAGAAGCCGGACGAGGCGGTCTCCGCAGTGGGCCGGATGCTGTCCCACCCCGGCCCCTTCCTCGTCGACATCCAGATCTGA
- a CDS encoding ribonuclease domain-containing protein produces the protein MIFRNVPRSLLRLLGAAFLCAALVGAVGCGGQQPAPAAASASASTRGASPGSSTAPAWAKGMAVVRADALPQQARDVLALIDQGGPYPYRQDGAVFGNFEKTLPRQKRGYYHEFTVRTPGERDRGARRIVTGSGGEFFYTDDHYDTFKGVLR, from the coding sequence ATGATCTTTCGGAACGTGCCCCGATCGTTGCTGCGTTTGCTGGGGGCCGCGTTCCTCTGTGCCGCGCTGGTCGGCGCGGTGGGCTGTGGCGGGCAGCAGCCCGCGCCCGCCGCCGCCAGCGCCAGTGCCAGCACCCGCGGTGCCAGTCCCGGTAGCAGTACCGCTCCCGCGTGGGCGAAGGGCATGGCCGTCGTACGGGCCGACGCGCTGCCGCAGCAGGCACGTGACGTGCTCGCGCTCATCGACCAGGGCGGGCCGTATCCGTACCGGCAGGACGGCGCCGTCTTCGGGAACTTCGAGAAGACCCTGCCCCGGCAGAAGCGCGGCTACTACCACGAGTTCACGGTGCGGACCCCGGGGGAGCGGGACCGCGGGGCCCGGCGGATCGTGACGGGTTCGGGTGGGGAGTTCTTCTACACGGACGACCACTACGACACCTTCAAGGGGGTTCTCCGATGA
- a CDS encoding sugar-binding transcriptional regulator yields the protein MSAGRSALRMGPAELVQAAAMARRFYLEGKSKIQIAEEFGVSRFKVARVLETALERDLVRIEIRVPAELDAERSDALRARYGLRHAVVVESPADATEDAPDPENLGAVAADLLGELVNEGDVLGLAWGRSTIHMAASLHRLPQCTVVQLTGVYDAGTAERGSVEAVRRAAQVSGGDAHPIYAPMLLPDPATAAALRSQTGIARAFEYFDKVTVAAVSIGSWETGISTVHDMLTDEERAHYASLGVAAEMSAHLFDSEGRRVGRDLGERCITVEADRLRRIPEVVAIAGGLRKASAIGAVLRSGLVTSLVTDTAVADYLLTESAPGLRPALDRADPDDL from the coding sequence ATGTCGGCGGGACGGTCAGCCCTGCGGATGGGACCCGCGGAGCTGGTGCAGGCGGCGGCCATGGCGCGCCGTTTCTACCTCGAGGGCAAATCCAAGATCCAGATCGCCGAGGAGTTCGGCGTGAGCCGCTTCAAGGTGGCCCGGGTCCTGGAGACCGCCCTGGAGCGGGACCTCGTACGGATCGAGATCCGGGTACCGGCCGAACTCGACGCGGAGCGTTCGGACGCGCTCAGGGCCCGGTACGGGCTCCGGCACGCCGTCGTGGTGGAGTCGCCCGCCGACGCCACCGAGGACGCGCCCGATCCGGAGAACCTGGGCGCGGTCGCCGCCGACCTGCTGGGCGAGCTGGTCAACGAGGGCGACGTACTGGGCCTGGCGTGGGGGCGGTCGACCATTCACATGGCCGCCTCCCTGCACCGGCTGCCGCAGTGCACCGTGGTCCAGCTGACCGGCGTGTACGACGCGGGGACCGCCGAGCGCGGTTCGGTCGAGGCCGTGCGCAGGGCCGCCCAGGTCTCGGGGGGCGACGCGCACCCGATCTACGCGCCGATGCTGCTGCCCGATCCGGCGACCGCGGCCGCGCTGCGCAGCCAGACCGGGATCGCGCGCGCCTTCGAGTACTTCGACAAGGTCACGGTGGCGGCCGTCTCCATCGGCTCGTGGGAGACGGGCATCTCCACCGTCCACGACATGCTGACGGACGAGGAGCGGGCCCACTACGCCTCGCTGGGCGTCGCGGCCGAAATGTCCGCCCACCTGTTCGATTCCGAGGGTCGGCGGGTCGGCCGGGACCTCGGCGAGCGGTGCATCACCGTCGAGGCGGACCGGCTGCGGCGGATCCCGGAGGTCGTGGCGATCGCGGGCGGTCTGCGCAAGGCCTCCGCGATCGGGGCGGTGCTCCGGTCCGGTCTGGTGACCAGCCTCGTCACCGACACGGCCGTCGCCGACTACCTGCTGACCGAGTCGGCCCCCGGGCTCCGGCCGGCGCTGGATCGGGCCGATCCCGACGACCTGTAG
- a CDS encoding barstar family protein — translation MTLDPRPLAPALEAADAAGWTTVRLDLDGVRGKAELMRRCGVALRLPEWVGGNWDALADAMRDLSWLPGAAGRLVAVTSWRGYAAARPGEWETLVEVLEEAVDFWREQEGGPGLTVLLAEAEAGPGPAAGALSRTPRLKRRRG, via the coding sequence ATGACCCTGGACCCGCGGCCGCTCGCCCCCGCGCTCGAGGCGGCCGATGCCGCCGGCTGGACGACCGTACGGCTGGACTTGGACGGCGTACGGGGCAAGGCGGAGCTGATGCGGCGGTGCGGGGTCGCCTTGCGGCTGCCGGAGTGGGTCGGCGGGAACTGGGACGCGCTCGCGGACGCGATGCGGGACCTGTCGTGGCTGCCGGGTGCCGCGGGGCGGCTGGTCGCGGTGACCTCGTGGCGTGGCTATGCCGCCGCGCGACCCGGCGAGTGGGAGACGTTGGTGGAGGTGCTGGAGGAGGCGGTCGACTTCTGGCGGGAGCAGGAGGGCGGGCCGGGGCTGACGGTCCTGCTGGCCGAGGCCGAGGCCGGGCCCGGGCCGGCTGCCGGGGCTCTGTCCCGGACCCCGCGCCTCAAACGCCGGCGGGGCTGA
- a CDS encoding UBP-type zinc finger domain-containing protein: MTMDLLCTHIDQIRPVKPTAAGCEECLAAGDIWVHLRMCLSCGHVGCCDSSKNRHATRHYRTTEHAIAASHEPGEDWAWCYADKLMLDPA; the protein is encoded by the coding sequence ATGACGATGGACCTGTTGTGCACACACATCGATCAGATACGTCCGGTGAAACCCACCGCCGCCGGCTGCGAGGAGTGCCTCGCAGCCGGCGACATCTGGGTGCACCTGCGGATGTGCCTCAGCTGCGGGCACGTCGGATGCTGCGACTCGTCGAAGAACCGTCACGCCACCCGGCACTACCGGACCACCGAGCACGCCATAGCCGCCTCCCACGAGCCCGGCGAGGACTGGGCCTGGTGCTACGCCGACAAGCTGATGCTGGACCCGGCATGA
- a CDS encoding Tn3 family transposase, which translates to MTRLLNFDLLPRIKRINKVKLYRPVVGDPDAYPQLTPALTRPIRWELIAQQYDQMIKYATAIRTRTASTEAILRRFTRNASHPTYAAMLEVGRAQKTIFVARYLRLRDLQREIEEGLNVMESSNGANSVIAYGKGGEIASNRRDEQEMFVLCLRILQSALVYVNTLMLQDVLDEPEWADCSHRPTDAA; encoded by the coding sequence ATCACGAGACTGCTGAACTTCGACTTGCTGCCGCGTATCAAGCGGATCAACAAGGTGAAGCTGTACCGGCCGGTGGTGGGCGACCCGGACGCCTACCCGCAGTTGACCCCGGCGCTGACCCGCCCGATCCGCTGGGAACTCATCGCCCAGCAGTACGACCAGATGATCAAGTACGCCACCGCGATCCGTACCCGTACCGCCTCCACCGAGGCGATCCTGCGCCGCTTCACCCGCAACGCCTCCCACCCCACCTACGCGGCGATGCTGGAGGTCGGCCGCGCACAGAAGACCATCTTCGTGGCCCGCTACCTGCGGCTTCGGGATCTCCAGCGGGAGATCGAGGAGGGCCTGAACGTCATGGAGTCCTCCAACGGCGCCAACTCCGTGATCGCCTACGGCAAGGGCGGGGAGATCGCCTCCAACCGGCGCGACGAGCAAGAGATGTTCGTGCTGTGCCTGCGCATCCTCCAGTCCGCCCTGGTCTACGTGAACACCCTCATGCTCCAGGACGTCCTGGACGAGCCGGAGTGGGCGGACTGCTCACATCGGCCGACCGACGCGGCCTGA